One part of the Spiribacter salinus M19-40 genome encodes these proteins:
- the hemW gene encoding radical SAM family heme chaperone HemW, which produces MDGTLTPPPLGLYIHLPWCVQKCPYCDFNSHALRGELPEGNYITALLRDAAQAAPEASGRPVDTVFIGGGTPSLFSAAAIDRLLRGLEETLNLHPEAEITLEANPGTLDADRFEGFLKAGVNRLSIGVQSFGDDHLRRLGRIHGAREAIEAIELAQRAGFQRINADLMHGLPHQTLTQAVRDVDQALALGIRHVSHYQLTLEPGTAFHHRPPALPDDDALADIEAACATRLAEAGLIRYEVSAWSTPGEACQHNLNYWQFGDYLGIGAGAHAKMTEQDGRITRTQRVAMPRHYQAVAGTPAAIAEAHEVPVDERLLEYLMNALRLTEGTTVKEALERTGLTAETLQPGVDTAVKEGWLADDPERLQPTPQGQRFLNDLLGVFMTMSTDG; this is translated from the coding sequence ATGGATGGCACCCTGACCCCACCGCCACTCGGCCTGTATATCCACCTGCCGTGGTGCGTTCAGAAATGCCCTTACTGCGATTTCAACTCGCATGCACTTCGCGGCGAACTGCCGGAAGGCAACTACATCACGGCCCTGCTCCGGGATGCCGCGCAGGCTGCGCCAGAGGCATCTGGCCGGCCGGTAGACACCGTGTTCATCGGCGGGGGCACACCGAGTCTATTCAGTGCCGCCGCCATTGATCGGCTGCTGCGCGGTCTGGAAGAGACCCTCAACCTGCACCCCGAGGCCGAAATCACCCTGGAGGCCAACCCCGGCACGCTGGATGCCGACCGATTCGAGGGATTTCTCAAGGCGGGCGTCAACCGGCTGTCCATTGGTGTGCAGAGCTTTGGTGATGACCATCTCCGGCGCCTTGGCCGCATCCATGGCGCCCGAGAGGCCATCGAGGCGATCGAACTGGCGCAGCGCGCGGGTTTTCAGCGAATCAATGCTGATCTGATGCACGGACTGCCCCACCAAACGCTCACTCAGGCAGTCCGTGACGTTGACCAGGCGCTTGCGCTGGGCATTCGGCATGTTTCTCATTATCAGCTCACCCTTGAACCGGGCACGGCATTTCACCATCGCCCCCCGGCGCTGCCGGACGACGACGCGCTCGCTGACATTGAGGCGGCCTGCGCCACGCGCCTCGCCGAGGCCGGGCTCATCCGCTATGAGGTCTCTGCGTGGTCAACACCCGGGGAGGCGTGTCAACACAATCTCAACTACTGGCAGTTCGGGGATTACCTGGGCATCGGCGCTGGCGCCCATGCCAAAATGACTGAGCAGGACGGACGGATCACGCGCACCCAGCGCGTCGCTATGCCCCGGCACTACCAGGCGGTGGCCGGCACACCCGCGGCAATCGCCGAAGCGCACGAAGTGCCCGTCGATGAGCGCTTGCTGGAATACCTGATGAATGCCCTGCGCCTGACCGAGGGCACGACGGTTAAAGAGGCGCTAGAGCGCACGGGCCTGACAGCAGAGACATTGCAGCCGGGTGTCGACACGGCTGTCAAGGAGGGGTGGCTTGCTGACGACCCAGAACGACTCCAGCCCACTCCGCAAGGCCAACGTTTTCTGAACGATCTACTG